One region of Quercus lobata isolate SW786 chromosome 2, ValleyOak3.0 Primary Assembly, whole genome shotgun sequence genomic DNA includes:
- the LOC115977146 gene encoding CDT1-like protein b: MDQSTCPENSTAVQKLGIIPNQNLELKPACQTPEKTNEPSHKIEEGEVKLPDNYKNISEFFNHMICSFRLLTLCKKLPTFQNVSAQVEVLTKRKFTYSHLAQIKYILPEAIQIEKILVHDKKTLCMKPDMKISLLFDVIEGHCEQSDFFALHQLFASRLISFFTKQPKACDVPEAMLPEPFSERKQTLSPEQLIADSVIESQSTSIECEPLSENFDPYPSISRHFSQKAIGAETEKTQLLESPITLLSARSDNLINQDNTSVQEMENSGLCSKSDGVTNPNIRGGQQKESPSTSSISTIFNSPAQQTNPLSTPLVKLASSDDPLILETPAQLTPKISMPSCEDKLKTSTSQKLTSCNKPAKRVLDFSHLEGEKTAFDSIVDESGCNNVVIDNIHHTTEVTFKGANATCSPPLLQEVNSLGFIDEVCEKSIAGVTVVQQMSSSLPDLVALIYQIFKSVNCCAITKEELVHKIIMNSFDIVERGEVEEQIALLENLVPDWIYRKLTPGGDIMYNIKKVPDLDSVRARIISI, from the exons ATGGATCAAAGTACATGTCCAGAAAATTCAACTGCTGTGCAAAAGCTAGGAATTATTCCAAACCAGAATTTGGAACTTAAGCCGGCATGTCAGACGCCAGAGAAGACTAATGAGCCTTCACACAAAATCGAGGAGGGAGAAGTAAAACTTCCAGACAA CTATAAGAACATATCGGAGTTCTTCAATCATATGATTTGTTCATTTAGGTTGCTCACTCTGTGTAAAAAATTGCCTACTTTCCAAAATGTCTCTGCTCAGGTGGAAGTTCTTACTAAAAG AAAATTCACGTACAGCCATCTTGCTCAGATAAAATATATACTTCCTGAAGCCATTCAGATAGAAAAGATTCTTGTGCATGACAAGAAAACCTTATGCATGAAGCCTGACATGAAGATCTCTTTGCTATTTGATGTTATAGAAGGTCACTGTGAACAATCTGATTTTTTTGCCCTGCATCAACTTTTTGCTTCTAGGCTTATTAGTTTCTTTACCAAGCAACCTAAG GCTTGTGATGTTCCAGAGGCCATGTTGCCAGAACCTTTTAGCGAAAGAAAACAGACCTTAAGTCCAGAGCAATTGATTGCAGATTCTGTAATAGAATCTCAATCAACTTCCATTGAATGTGAGCCGTTGTCAGAAAACTTTGATCCATATCCATCTATAAGCAGACACTTCTCTCAGAAGGCTATTGGTGCTGAAACAGAAAAAACTCAGCTCTTAGAATCTCCAATAACTCTGTTGTCTGCCAGATCTGATAATTTGATTAACCAAGATAATACAAGTGTGCAGGAGATGGAAAATTCTGGATTATGTTCCAAATCTGATGGTGTAACTAACCCAAATATCAGAGGTGGGCAACAGAAGGAATCTCCTAGTACCAGCTCCATCTCAACCATTTTCAACTCCCCTGCACAACAGACGAACCCTTTAAGTACTCCTCTTGTCAAACTTGCCTCATCTGATGATCCCTTGATTCTAGAAACGCCTGCACAGTTGACGCCAAAGATATCAATGCCTAGTTGTGAGGACAAGCTTAAGACCAGTACCAGCCAAAAGTTGACATCATGTAATAAGCCTGCAAAAAGGGTTCTAGACTTCTCGCACTTGGAAGGTGAAAAGACTGCATTTGATtccattgtggatgagtcagGCTGCAACAATGTTGTAATTGATAACATTCATCATACTACAGAAGTAACATTCAAGGGTGCGAATGCCACATGTTCTCCGCCACTGCTGCAAGAG GTCAACAGCCTTGGATTTATTGATGAGGTTTGTGAGAAGAGTATAGCAGGTGTAACAGTGGTCCAGCAGATGTCTTCTTCCTTGCCTGACCTAGTTGCTCTGATTTACCAAATATTCAAGTCAGTCAACTGCTGTGCAATAACAAAAGAGGAGCTTGTGCACAAGATAATAATGAATAGTTTTGATATTGTTGAGAGAG GAGAAGTTGAAGAACAGATTGCACTTCTTGAAAATCTGGTTCCAGATTGGATCTACAGGAAGTTAACACCTGGTGGCGATATCATGTACAA CATCAAGAAAGTGCCAGATTTGGATTCAGTTCGGGCAAGGATTATTAGCATATGA
- the LOC115977147 gene encoding protein PHOX1-like: MGRQSGKKKKQAGETSSDASPKQSKIGDKSPKGYDKDTAVFISMSQALKEEGNKLFQKRDHEGAMLKYEKALKLLPRNHIDVSYLRSNMAACYMQMGLSEYPRAVHECNLALEVTPRYSKALLKRARCYEALNRLDLALRDVSTVLDIEPNNLMALEIAERVKQALEKKGLKVNDTVIELPLNYVEPQCSLPPPKVMKVKKRKKKINKVEEKKAEEVTEEKKAEEVTEEKVAEENVEDKKADVKVVVEEKISSIEEEVPKKTVKLVLGEDIRWAQLPVDCSLLQLREVVHDRFPSSRAVLIKYRDQEDDLVTITTDEELRWAEASAESQGSVRLYIVEVSPEKDPFFERLNGKVVQNHSIKCNNIATNGDVVKCKKLEVTSCIEDWVIQFAQLFKNHAGFESDTCLDLHELGMKLYSEVMEEAVTSEEAQDLFDIAGDKFQEMAALALFNWGNVHMSRARKRVYFTEDASKESILAQIKTAYDWAQKEYITAGKRYEEALKIKPDFYEGFLALGQQQFELAKLSWYYAIGNNADLQTWPSTDVLQLFNNAEDNMEKGMQIWEELEEHRQSELSKPKNIETLLQKMGLDGLFKDISLHEAMEQAANMRSQINILWGTMLYERSIVEFKLDIPVWNECLEVAVEKFELAGASPTDIAVMVKNHCSNDNALEGLGFKIDEIVQAWNEMCEAKRRQSEIPSFRLEPLFRRRVSKIYHALEHA, translated from the exons ATGGGGAGGCAaagtggaaagaaaaagaaacaggcAGGAGAAACATCATCTGATGCTAGtccaaagcaaagcaaaattGGCGATAAAAGCCCGAAGGGGTATGATAAAGATACAGCAGTTTTCATTTCTATGTCTCAAGCATTGAAGGAGGAGGGGAACAAGTTGTTTCAAAAGAGAGACCATGAAGGAGCTATGTTGAAATATGAGAAAGCCCTCAAATTGCTTCCTAGAAATCATATAGATGTGTCCTATCTTCGGAGTAACATGGCTGCTTGCTATATGCAGATGGGTCTCAGTGAGTACCCCAGGGCAGTCCATGAGTGCAATTTGGCTCTTGAAGTCACACCTAGGTACAGTAAAGCACTGTTGAAGAGGGCAAGGTGTTATGAAGCTTTGAACAGGTTGGATCTGGCTCTGAGAGATGTCAGTACAGTATTGGACATAGAGCCAAATAATCTCATGGCATTAGAGATTGCAGAAAGGGTGAAGCAGGCACTTGAGAAGAAAGGTTTAAAGGTGAATGATACAGTAATTGAATTACCTCTGAATTATGTTGAACCACAATGTTCTTTACCTCCACCAAAGGTAATGAAAGTGAAGAAACGAAAGAAGAAGATcaacaaagtagaggagaagaagGCTGAGGAAGTAACCGAGGAGAAGAAGGCTGAGGAAGTAACTGAGGAGAAGGTGGCTGAAGAAAATGTTGAGGACAAGAAGGCTGACGTTAAGGTGGTTGTGGAGGAGAAAATTAGTAGCATAGAGGAAGAAGTGCCTAAGAAAACTGTGAAATTGGTTTTAGGGGAGGACATAAGGTGGGCTCAGTTGCCGGTTGATTGCAGCCTCTTGCAACTAAGGGAGGTTGTCCATGACCGGTTTCCAAGCTCAAGAGCAGTTCTTATCAAATACAGGGACCAAGAAGATGATTTGGTCACAATCACTACTGATGAAGAACTGAGGTGGGCTGAAGCATCAGCAGAATCACAGGGTTCTGTAAGGCTGTACATAGTAGAAGTTAGTCCTGAGAAGGATCCATTCTTTGAGAGGCTGAATGGGAAGGTGGTGCAGAATCATAGTATAAAATGTAATAATATAGCTACAAATGGTGATGTGGTAAAATGCAAGAAATTAGAGGTGACATCTTGCATTGAGGACTGGGTAATCCAATTTGCTCAGCTGTTCAAGAACCATGCTGGATTTGAATCTGACACATGCTTGGATCTTCATGAACTTGGGATGAAGCTCTATTCCGAGGTCATGGAGGAAGCAGTTACAAGTGAGGAAGCACAAGACCTTTTCGACATAGCAGGAGATAAGTTCCAAGAGATGGCAGCTTTAGCATTGTTCAACTGGGGAAATGTTCACATGTCAAGGGCAAGGAAGAGGGTGTATTTTACCGAAGATGCTTCAAAAGAATCTATACTTGCACAGATCAAAACTGCATATGATTGGgcacaaaaagaatatataacaGCAGGAAAGAGATATGAAGAAGCACTGAAAATCAAACCAGATTTCTATGAAGGCTTTCTTGCTCTAGGGCAGCAGCAGTTTGAGCTGGCAAAACTTTCTTGGTATTATGCAATTGGAAACAATGCTGATTTGCAAACATGGCCTTCAACAGATGTTCTACAACTATTTAACAATGCCGAGGACAACATGGAGAAAGGTATGCAAATTTGGGAGGAATTAGAAGAGCACCGCCAAAGTGAACTTTCTAAACCTAAGAATATTGAAACGCTGTTGCAGAAGATGGGATTGGATGGGCTATTTAAAGATATATCACTGCATGAAGCTATGGAGCAGGCTGCAAACATGAGGTCTCAGATAAACATCTTATGGGGCACCATGCTTTATGAGCGATCAATTGTGGAATTCAAATTAGATATACCAGTATGGAATGAGTGTTTGGAAGTTGCAGTTGAGAAGTTTGAACTTGCTGGAGCTTCTCCAACAGATATAGCCGTCATGGTGAAGAACCACTGTTCAAATGATAATGCATTGGAAG GTCTCGGgttcaaaattgatgagataGTACAGGCATGGAATGAGATGTGTGAAGCTAAAAGGCGGCAGAGTGAAATTCCATCATTTCGGCTGGAACCATTGTTTCGGAGGCGAGTTTCAAAAATATATCATGCCTTGGAGCATGCATGA